The following nucleotide sequence is from Acidovorax radicis.
ACCTCCAGCGTTTTGGCCGCCGACATCGGCGCCCTGCTGGCGCAGCACCCTCTGGGCTGGTGGATGGCGGGCGTGCTGGCCTTTGCCCTGCTGGGCAGCGCCGCGTTGACCGGCTTGCGCAGCCTGCGACAGCATGTGGGCGCACCGCTGGGCCGCGTGTTTCCGGCGCAGGCGCGCTGGGTGCTGGTGGCGGCCATGGCGGCATCGGCCTGCACGCTGGCTCTGGCGGGTGCCGCGCTGGCAGAGCTGGCCGAAAGCGGGCGCGCCCCGGGCACCTGGGGCGCACTGGACGACGCACTGGCCGCAGGCCTGCAAGCACAGGCATCCGCCGCTGTGCTGCAATGGTTTGCCACCCTCACCCACCTGGGCGACACCTGGGTGCTGACCGTGCTGACATTGGGCGTGGCCGCCGCGCTGTGGCTGCGTCGGCACCGCCTGCTGGCCACCGGCTGGCTGGTGGCCATGGCAGGCAACGGCGCGTTGACCAAGGTGCTGAAGCATCTGTTCGAGCGCGTGCGGCCCGAGCACACGCACGGCATTGCCGAGGCCAGCGGCTACAGCTTTCCCAGCGGGCACAGCAGCGCATCGATGGTGGCCTACGCCATGCTGGCCTACCTGGCCACGCGGCTGTTGCCCCGCACCTGGCACCTGCCTGTGGCCATGCTGGCCGGTGCGCTGATCTTCACCACCGGCTGGAGCCGTGTGGTGCTGCACGTGCACTACGCCAGCGACGTGCTGGCAGGGTGGCTGCTGGGCGGCACGTGGATGGTGTGCACGGTGCTCATCATGGAGAGCGTGTCGCGCTGGCGCCGCCCTGCCTTCGGCGCTGCGGTTCAACCGCCATGAGCCGTCAGATGGCAACGAGGTTGCGAATGCCCTTGGCTTCCATCTCGGAGCCCGGCCCGCGTGCGATGACTTCGCCGCGCTCCATCACCAGGTAGTCATCGGCCAGCTCCTGCGCAAAGTCGTAGTACTGCTCGCACAGCAGGATCGCCATCTCCCCCTTGTCGGCCAGCATGCGGATCACGCGGCCGATGTCTTTGATGATGCTGGGCTGGATGCCTTCTGTGGGCTCGTCCAGGATCAGCAAACGCGGGCCGGGTGCCAGCGCACGCGCGATGGCCAGTTGCTGCTGTTGCCCACCCGACAGATCACCGCCCCGGCGCTTGAGCATTTGCTTGAGCACGGGGAACAGTTCATACAGGTGCGGGGGCACGGGGGTGGAGCCACTTTTGTAGGCCAGGCCCATGCGCAGGTTTTCTTCTACCGTGAGGCGCCCGAAGATCTCGCGGCCTTGGGGGACGAAGCCGATGCCTGCACGGGCCCGGTCGTACGGCGTGGCTTTGTCGATGGGTTGGCCATCAAAGCTGATGCTGCCGCTTTTGATGGGCACCAGGCCCATGAGGCTTTTGAGCAGGGTCGTCTTGCCCACGCCGTTGCGGCCTAGCAAAACGGTGACTTTGCCGGTTTGGGCGGTGAGGCTCACGTCGCGCAGGATGTGGGAGCCGCCGTAGTACTGGTTGATGTTTTGGACGGTGAGCATGGTGGCGTTTTGAGTGTTTTGGCCGCTAGCGCTTATTCATCAAGCGCCAGTAGCTATTGTTTTTATAGCTATTTGGTTTGTCCGGCCCGTTGGGGATGAGCTTGTCGAAGCTGGGGCTTGTTCCTTGATCTGGACACATGCCATGGTGGAGGTCGGAGGCCGGGATGTCGCCCCGGCGGGCGAGTCCCTTTCTTTCGTGTCGCCGAAAGAAAGGAACCAAAGAAAGGGCGACCCTACTGTGCGTGTCCCTCCGCTGCGCTGCGGGCAACCTGCGATGCTCGGTCAGGGGGTGCGCCGCAGAACTCACTGCGTGCTGCGCGCTCCGTTCAAACAACTGCGGCAAGTCAGTGCACGAAGTGCGTGTGTCCTGCGGCACACGCACGCACACCCTGCCCTGCGCTTCTCGGCACGCACAGAAGGGAACCCAGCGAACATCCATTCGGGCCATTGCTTCGCTCGGCCCCGAACGCGCGTGCGCTGCGCGCCGCGACCACGAGGCCGAGCGAAGCAAAGGCCCGTGTGGCTGTTCGGCTGTTTGGGTGTTCGGCTGTCCAACCCCCTGCTGGCTGCGCCTGCGGCGGGGCGGTTGCGGGGTGAGCATGGGCGTCGAAGCGCCCATGCTTCGTGAACTGACTCGCCGTGGCTGTCCGAGCGGCGCGCGCAGCGCAAAGCGAGTTCCACGGCGCACCCCGCAACCGCCCCGACGCAGGTTTGCCCCTTCGCTCCGCGAAGGGGTCGCAGACTGGGGGTCGCCTTTCTTTTGGGTACTTTTCTTTGGCGAAGCAAAGAAAAGTACCTCGCCCGCCGGGGCGACAACCCGGCTCCAGCCCTGAACGCAGGCATGCGTCCAGATCAAGGAGCACGCCCAAGCTTCGACAAGCTCCACCCGAACGGACGGAGGACAAGTACACCCAGGCTTCGACAAGCCCAGCCCGAACGGATAGCGGACGGCCACAAGATCAGAAGAACCAGAGCGGCACAACACCATCACCGCCCCAAATAAACCTCAATCACCCGCTCATCCGCCTGCACCTGGTCGAGCGTGCCTTCGGCCAGCACCGACCCATCGCACAGCACCGTCACCTTCTCGGAGATGGTGCGGATAAAGCCCATGTCGTGCTCCACCACCATCAGCGAATGTTTGCCCTTGAGCGTGAGGAACAGCTCCGCCGTGCGAGCGGTCTCCTCATCGGTCATGCCCGCCACCGGCTCATCCAGCAGCAACAACTTCGGGTCCTGCATCAGCAGCATGCCAATCTCCAGCCACTGCTTTTGCCCGTGGCTCAGATTGCCCGACTGGCGCGTCACGCTGTCGGCCAGGTGAATGGTGTGCAGGATCTCGGCCAGCCGGTCCGACTGTGCGGAGTCGAGCTTGAAGAACATGCTGGACTTCACGCCCTTGTGGGTCTTCAAGGCCAGCTCCAGGTTCTCGAACACGCTGAGCTGCTCGAACACCGTGGGCTTCTGGAACTTGCGGCCGATACCCAGGCTGGCAATCTCGGGTTCGTTGTGGCGCAGCAGGTCGATGGTGGAGCCAAAGAACACCGTGCCTTTGTCGGGCCGGGTCTTGCCGGTGATGATGTCCATCATCGTCGTCTTGCCCGCACCATTGGGGCCGATGATGCAGCGCAGCTCGCCCGGGGCGATGTCCAGGCTCAGGCCGTTGATGGCCTTGAAGCCGTCAAAGCTGACATGCACGTCTTCCAGGTACAGGATGCGGCCGTGGGTCACGTCCACTTCGCCCGGCGTGGCAATGCGCGAGAAGCCTGCAGCGCGGCCACCCGACTCGGTCTGGCCCAGTGCGACGGGCGCCAGCGTCTTCTGCAGCCGCCGCGCGCCTTCTTCCATCAGATCGGGCGTCATTGCGCAGCTCCCTTCGTGGTTGTCATTTTTGCTTTGAGCTTCTTGACCAGCCCCACCACGCCATCGGGCAGGAATAGCGTCACGGCAATGAATAGCGCGCCCAGAAAGTACAGCCAGAACTCCGGCGCCGTCACCGTGAGCCAGCTCTTGGCACCGTTGACGATGAACGCCCCCACGATGGGCCCGATGAGGGTCGCGCGGCCACCCACGGCCGCCCACACCGCTATCTCGATGGAGTTGGCGGCGCTCATCTCGCCGGGGTTGATGATGCCGACCTGGGGCACATACAGCGCCCCTGCCACGCCGCACATCATGGCGCTGATGGTCCAGATGGTGAGCTTGTAGGGCAGCGGCGAGTAGCCCGAGAACATGACACGGCTCTCGGCATCGCGCACCGCCTGCAGCACGCGGCCAAACTTGCTGCGCACCAGCCAGCGCGCCAGCAAAAAGAAGCCCAGTAGCGTGATGCCCGTCAGCACAAACAGCGTCATGCGCATGTTCTGCGTGGCAATGGGCGTGCCCAGGATGCGCTTGAAGTCGGTAAAGCCGTTGTTGCCGCCAAAGCCGGTTTCGTTGCGGAAGAACAGCAGCATGGCCGCATACGTCATGGCCTGCGTGATGATGGAGAAGTACACACCCTTGATGCGCGAGCGGAAGGCGAAGTAGCCGAACACAAACGCGATCACGCCCGGCACGGCCACGATGAGGATCAGCGTGGCGATGAAGCTGTCGGACAGCGCCCAGTGCCAGGGCAGCTCCTTCCAGTCCAGGAACACCATGAAGTCCGGCAGATCGCTCTTGTAGTTGCCGTCGCGGCCGATCTGGCGCATGAGGTACATGCCCATCACGTAGCCGCCCAGCGCAAAGAACAGGCCGTGGCCCAGGCTCAGGATGCCGGAGTAGCCCCAGATGAGGTCCATGGCCAGCGCGCAGATGGCGTAGCACATGATCTTTCCGAGCAGCGCCACGGCGTAGTCCGACAGGTGGAACATGCTGCCTGCGGGCACCCAGAGGTTGAGCACGGGTGCCACGGCGCACACCACGATGAGTGCCACGATAAAGGCCGACCAGCCACCGCGCGTGAGCAGCGGCGCAGGTGCGGGCAGTTGGATGTTGGGAGAGGTTGGCGTAGTCATGATCAGTCGTCTCTGGTGCTTCAGTCGGCCGTACGCCCTTTGACCGCGAAGATGCCCTGGGGGCGCTTCTGGATGAAGATGATGATGAACACCAGCACCGCAATCTTGGCCAGCACCGCGCCCGCCCAGCCTTCGAGGAACTTGTTCAGGATGCCCAGGCCCAGCGCGGCATACACCGTGCCCGCCAGCTGGCCCACGCCGCCCAGCACCACCACCATGAAGGCATCGACGATGTAGCTCTGCCCCAGGTCCGGCCCCACGTTGCCCACCTGGCTCAACGCGCAACCCGCCAGGCCCGCAATGCCCGAGCCCAGCGCAAAGGCCATGGTGTCGATGCGCGCAGTGTTCACGCCCATGCACGAGGCAATGGGGCGGTTCTGCGTCACACCACGCACGAACAGGCCCAGGCGCGTGCGGCCGATCAGGTAGCCCATGCCCAGCAGCACGGCGATGGCAAAGCCGATGATGACGAGGCGGTTGTAGGGCAGCGTGAGGTTGGAGAGCACCTGCACGCCACCGCTCATCCACGCAGGGTTTTCCACACCCACGTTCTGCGCGCCAAAAATCGTGCGCACCAGTTGCATCAGCACCAGGCTGATGCCCCAGGTGGCCAGCAGCGTCTCCAGTGGGCGGCCGTACAGAAAACGCAGCACGCCGCGCTCCAGCACCGCGCCCACGGCGGCCGAGGCGCCAAAGGCCAGCGGCAGCGCGGCAACCAGGTACCAGTCGAACGCGCCCGGAAAATACTTTTGAAAGATGCCTTGCACCACATAGGTGGCGTAGGCGCCAATCATCATCAGCTCGCCATGGGCCATGTTGATCACGCCCATCAGACCGTAGGTGATGGCCAGCCCCAGTGCGACGAGCAGCAGGATGGAGCCCAGGCTGATGCCCGAGAACGCTGCGCCCAGGCGCTCGCCCCAGGCCAGCTGGCCGTCAATGGCTTTGAGCGCGGCTTGCAGGGCCGCCTTGACCTTGGCATCTTCTTCCACGGTAACGCGTTCGTTGAGCAGCAGCCGCGTGTCAGGCGTGGCGCTGAGCGACAGTGCCTGCGCGGCGGCAATGCGCTGTGCAGCGTCGTCGCTGCCCAGCAGCGTGGCGGCGCGGGCCAGCTGCAGCTGGGTCTTGATCTTGTCGTTGGTTTCCTGCGCCAGCGCCTTGTCCAGCAAAGGCAGACGGCCCGCGTCGGGTTCTTTGGTCAGCGCCTTGGCGGCGGCCATGCGCTGGGTTTCGTCCTTGCCAAACAGCGCCAGGCCCGCCAGGGCCGTGTCGATCTCGCCGCGCATGCGGTTGTTGTTGATGATGTCTTCGGCATCGGAGGGCACGGGCACCTCGGCGCCGGTGACAGGGTCGATGCCCTTGTCATCGCGCACGATCAGCGCCTTGCCTGCGGCAACCTTCACCGCATCGTCGGCCAGCGCCTGCAAAAAAGCGGCGGTGCGCTCACTGGGCTCCACCACGGCCTGCTGCACAGCAGCCACGCGGTCGTCGGTCTCGCCAGCGGCCATGGCCAAGGCCTGCTCGGCGGTGAGTGCGTACGCCTGCGCAGTTGCACACAGCAGAACGCAGGCGATCAGACGGGAGAAAAAAGAGAAAAGCATGGAAGGGCCAGTGGGTGAAAGAAACGACCAGCCTCTGCGGTGAGCGCAGCCCATGCCAGCGCCCCCGCGCAAGGGCCGCCCCGCCGCGCTGGGGGCGTCCCCCTCCCACGCGCAGCGTGAGAGAGGGGGAAGCGGCGTAGCCGCTCAGGGGGAGATCACTTCTTCTCGGGTTCGTCTTTTTTCTTGTCGTTGCCTTCGATGTAAGGAGACCATGGCTTGGCCTTCACGGGGCCGGGGGTCTTCCACACCACGTTGAACTGGCCGTCGGCCTTGATCTCGCCGATGAACACGCTCTTGTGCAGGTGGTGGTTCTTCTCGTCCATCTTGGAGACGATGCCCGACGGTGCCTTGAAGGTCTGGCCAGCCATGGCGGCAATCACCTTGTCCACATCGGTGCTCTTGGCCTTTTCAACCGCCTGCTTCCACATGTTGATGCCGATGTAGGTGGCTTCCATCGGGTCGTTGGTGAGCGGCTTGTCCTTGTGGCCTGCAATGCCCTTGGCCTTGGCGTAGTCGCTCCACTTCTTGATGAACTCGGTGTTGGCCGGGCTCTTGATGGACTGGAAGTAGTTCCAGGCAGCCAGGTGGCCCACCAGGGGCTTGGTGTCCACGCCGCGCAGCTCTTCCTCGCCCACCGAGAAGGCGACTACGGGCACGTCCTTGGCCTTCAGGCCGGCGTTGCCCAGTTCCTTGTAGAAGGGCACGTTGGAGTCACCGTTGATGGTGGAGACCACGGCCGTCTTGCCGCCCTGGCTGAACTTCTTGATGTCGGCCACGATGGTCTGGTAGTCAGAGTGGCCGAACGGGGTGTACTTCTCGTCGATGTCGCTGTCCTTCACGCCCTTCGCTTTGAGGTAGGCGCGCAGGATTTTGTTGGTGGTGCGGGGGTACACATAGTCGGTGCCCAGCAGCACCCAGCGCTTGGCACTGCCGCCGTCCTTGCTCATCAGGTAGTCCACCGCGGGGATGGCCTGCTGGTTGGGCGCAGCGCCGGTGTAGAACACGTTCTTGGACAGCTCTTCCCCCTCGTACTGCACGGGGTAGAACAGCAGGCCGTTCATTTCTTCGACCACCGGCAGCACCGACTTGCGCGACACCGAGGTCCAGCAGCCGAAGATGACCGAAACCTTGTCCTGGCCCAGCAGCTGCTTGGTCTTTTCAGCGAACAGGGGCCAGTTGGAGGCCGGGTCCACCACCACGGGTTCGAGCTTCTTGCCCAGCACGCCGCCCTTGGCATTGATCTCGTCGATGGCCATGAGCACGGTGTCTTTCAACACGGTCTCGGAGATGGCCATGGTGCCCGACAGGCTGTGCAGGATGCCGACCTTGATGGTCTCCTGCGCGTGGGCTGGCAGCGCAGACAGGCCAGCGAGCGTAGCGACGGCCGCAAGGGCCTTGAGGGAATAACGACGTTGCATGTGTGCTTCTCCAGTAGGGGGGTTCAATCCATCCAATCGCTTCGCCCGGCAGGCCCTTGAAGGAGCCCCGTGTGATCGAGCGATGGAATGGATTCTGGATAGCGAGGCGCGTTGGGGGAATACGCCGGGTGGCGTACACCGTGGCATCCGGCACAGCCCGAGAGGGCCGATTGGCCCCACCGGCGAGCGGCAGGCGCAAGCATTGAGGGCGGTGCAGCGCTTGCTGAAATGCTCTTTTTTTGATAGCTAACAGCGCTTACTTTAAAAGCGCCAGAAGCCAAATAAAGCAAGTAATCGAGTAAGCAATAGACAACACCTGGCCGGCCCATACATCACAGCGCTGCTTGGCAGAGCACTGCGCAGCGGGTGCGCAGGCAATGGTATTGCGAGGGTCAACCAGGGCACCCGTGCGCCCGCAGCGGCACGCCCGATCAGGAAAGCAGCGAGCCGCCTGCGCAATCTTGCGGATCGCTGCAGTGCATCTGCCCCGCAGCACAAGCGCCTTGCGGCAGGTCTGCACAGTACACAGCGTTGCGCCCCGCTTCCTTCACCCGGTAGAGGGCCTTATCGGCACGGTTCACCAGATCTTCAAAACCGAGCCCCGAGCCCTTGTGCAACGTGGCCACGCCAATGCTGACGGTGACAGAAATGCTGGCACCGCCATGATCGACAGGAACGGCCAGGGCGGCCACCTCGTGGCGCAGCGACTCGGCCACGCACAGCGCACTCGCGCCATCGGTCTCTGGCAGCACGATGACAAACTCCTCACCGCCAAAACGCGCCACGATGTCCACCCCGCTGCGCTTGCGTGCCGCGCAGGCCTGGGCCACGGCACAAATCACGCGGTCGCCCGCGATATGCCCCCAGACATCGTTGACCGCCTTGAACAGGTCGATGTCCACCACCAGCAGCGACAGGGGGTGGTCAAAACGCTCGGTGCGCTTGCATTCGTTGGCGCCCAGCTCCATCAGCGTGCGCCGGTTGGACAGCCCCGTCAGCGAATCGTTCGCCGCCAAGAGCTCCAGGGTGGTGTTGAGTTCTTGCAGCAGCCGGTTCTGCTCTACCAACTGGCGGTTGATCTGCGCGATCTCGTCTTCCTTGTGCTTGCGGTCATGGATGTTGAAGGTGACCCCGATGAGGCGTTTGCCCGGGGTGGCGCTGCTGCGGTCCATGATGCGGCCGTAGTTGGCAAACCACACCCACTCGCCGGCCTTGGAGCGCAGGCGAAACTCGGCACGGTATTGCGGGGTAACGCCCGCCACATGATCGGCGACCGCCTGGCGCACCATTTCGAGGTCGCCGGGGTGAAACAGGCCAAAAATATCCTGCACGCCCGACACGATTTCGTCTTCGGTGAAGCCCAGCTCCAGAAAGGTCTTCATCGCCTTGTGGGTGACCTGGCCTGAGACCAGGTCGTTCTCCCATAGATCCAGCCCGGCGGCCTCCAGCACCAGCTCCAGCCGCTCCTTGTTCAGGTCTGCGTCATCAGCCATGGAGACAAACATCAGTTCCGGCGTGTCCATCAGACCGACGGCATGGCGCCGGCATACCCCATATTGCGCAGCAGTGCCGCAAATGACGCGACAACGCCTGGTGTGTTGTAAAGCTGCGGTGCGGCCTCGACCGCAATCACGCTCACCGCCTGGCCGGTGCTCTTGCCGGTGGCGGCATCAAAGTACAGGGCCAGGTCATCGCTGGCATTGGAGAACCCACGGCCCGTGCTCTCGGAGTAGTAGCAGATGGAGTCCGGCGCAATGATGTCCGGCACCGGGCTGGAGGACGAGTACATGATGAGGTTCTCGTTCAGGTTGTAGAGATAGTGCGTCTGCGTGCTCTGGCCGGGGTCGGGGGTGTTGTCCAGGCGGATGACACCGGAGTCCAGCGACGCGCTGGAGGTGGACTGCGTGACCGCCGTGATGAAAAAGTTGGTCACCACCGCAGTGGCCGCGCGGCCGGTGATGGTGGTGATGGCGCTGGCCACCGCGCTGGTGGCCAGTGGCGTGACCGCCTGCAGGAGTTGCAGCCCCAACGCGCGCGCCTGCCCCAGCGTGCCCTTGATGTAGCTGCCCGACAGAGCAAAACCATTGCTGGCGTTGGATGGCCACATGGCGATGCCTGAATAGCCGCCAAACCCGGCCACCACCCCGCCCGCCAGTGTCTCCACCCGCGCCGCCGTGGACGCACCGAGCACGGCCGATTCCATAAAGGCGGGCACCGAGGCATCACTGGCCAGCGCGGCGGGACACGGCGCCAGCAACGCCGCGCCCGTGAACGTGGTTTGCGGCAGCTCGGGCACGGCGCGTCCGGCGCCATCACCGTCCACCACCCACAGGGCGCCTGGCCACATCGCGGCACCAATCAGCGGCACCAGCGAGTTGATGGGGCCGATCTCCACAGGGATGAACGCCCCGAGCGCGGCGCCGGTGCTCGCTTGCAGCACTTGCACGGTGTTGGCAATGGAGTTCTGGATGGCCGCCAGCGTCAGGCCGTCCGCTGCGTCCGGCGAGCCCATGATGGCCAGCACACAGGCATTGGTGGCGCCGTCATAGTCCTGCACCGGCACGGTGCCGCTCCAGCCCTGGTCGGCCAACTGCTGAAGGACCCCGCAAGCATCGTGATAACTGCCGCCGCCCCCACTGGCCAGCACGGCAGCGCCCGTGGCAACCGCCTGAAAATCAGTCAACCCGTAGCTCTCTGCGCCCATCGCACGCCCCCTCTTGTATGGTTGGAACGATACGCCTGCGCTATGGGTTGTCAACCCGCAGCATCCCGCGCAGCACCAAGGCAACAAGCCAGCGCCATGGCAGGGGGCGCCATATTTCTGTCATCAACACCACAGCGAGGCGACAGCACACCGGCGATAACCGAAAACCACTCTGTTCGAGCAACGCGCCTTCGCCTATGCTCTGCACAGCGCGTATATCCTGACAAAACACTCCCCAGACCACACCATGAGCCTTCCAGAAAAAAACACCGTATACGGCACCGAAGACCTGCTGATCAGCCTGTGCAATTCCGTCACGCGGGTGCTGAACGTCGCCACGCACAGCCAGATCCACTACTCCGGCATGGTGCAACGCATCAGCAAGACCTGCCTGAAACCCGATATCGGATGCTTCGTGCTGTTCGATGGCGGCTTCTCGGGCCTGGTCATCATCAACTTCTCGGCCCAGGCGGCGATGGAGCTGTATGCCAATTACCTGTTGAACATGGGCATGTCCAAGGACGACCTAGTCAGCTCCTACACGTCTGATGAAGTCAGCAACGTGATGGGCGAGCTCATGAACCAGGTGGTGGGCGACTTCACCGGCAAGGTGCGCCGCGAGCTGCAGACCCACATCACCCAGAACCAGCCCAAGATGCTGGTGCTGAACAAGCAGGTGATGCTGAGCGTGGACGCCAACCTGGACAAGCCCGAAGCCCGGCGCGTGACCTTCTACACCAGCAACAACAACATCTTCTACCTCGAACTGGCCATCGACCGCACCGAGTTCATCAAGCTCTATGACTTCGAGGCCCAGGAAGTGCCCGATGCCGATGCGCTCATGGCCCAGTCACAGGGTGCACCTGCCGTGCCCGCTCCCGCCCCAGCGGGCCAGGACGATACGGACGCGCTGCTGAAGTCGCTGGGGATGTGATGCCGGGGATGTGACACCTGACGAATCACATCAAAATTCATAGCTGCTAGCGCCTATCCCATAAGCGCTAGCAGCCAAAAAGGCTCAAATGGGCGGCCCCCAGCACGGGGCCCCATCGTGGCGTCGCAGGTCGCAGTATCTATTGCCAGCCATAGCGGCGAATGTAGAAACGCTTCATGACGGTCGTCAGCACCACATAGCCAGCCAGAATCCCCAGCACCCAGGGGAAGTAGGACCAAGGCAACGCCTGCAGTTTGAAATGCCCCGCCAACGGCCCCATCGGGATGAAGATGCCCACGGCCATGATGAGCGCCGTGGCGGTGAGCAACGGCACCGACGCAATGCTCTCCACAAAAGGCAGCTTGGGCGTGCGGATCATGTGCACGATGAGGGTTTGCGTGAGCAGGCCCACCACAAACCAGCCCGACTGGAACAGGGTCTGCGCGCCCACGTTGTCGGCGCCGAACACGTACCACATGACCACGAAGGTGGTGATGTCGAACACCGAGCTGATCGGTCCAAAAAACACCA
It contains:
- a CDS encoding phosphatase PAP2 family protein; this translates as MTTTSSVLAADIGALLAQHPLGWWMAGVLAFALLGSAALTGLRSLRQHVGAPLGRVFPAQARWVLVAAMAASACTLALAGAALAELAESGRAPGTWGALDDALAAGLQAQASAAVLQWFATLTHLGDTWVLTVLTLGVAAALWLRRHRLLATGWLVAMAGNGALTKVLKHLFERVRPEHTHGIAEASGYSFPSGHSSASMVAYAMLAYLATRLLPRTWHLPVAMLAGALIFTTGWSRVVLHVHYASDVLAGWLLGGTWMVCTVLIMESVSRWRRPAFGAAVQPP
- the urtE gene encoding urea ABC transporter ATP-binding subunit UrtE, coding for MLTVQNINQYYGGSHILRDVSLTAQTGKVTVLLGRNGVGKTTLLKSLMGLVPIKSGSISFDGQPIDKATPYDRARAGIGFVPQGREIFGRLTVEENLRMGLAYKSGSTPVPPHLYELFPVLKQMLKRRGGDLSGGQQQQLAIARALAPGPRLLILDEPTEGIQPSIIKDIGRVIRMLADKGEMAILLCEQYYDFAQELADDYLVMERGEVIARGPGSEMEAKGIRNLVAI
- the urtD gene encoding urea ABC transporter ATP-binding protein UrtD, which encodes MTPDLMEEGARRLQKTLAPVALGQTESGGRAAGFSRIATPGEVDVTHGRILYLEDVHVSFDGFKAINGLSLDIAPGELRCIIGPNGAGKTTMMDIITGKTRPDKGTVFFGSTIDLLRHNEPEIASLGIGRKFQKPTVFEQLSVFENLELALKTHKGVKSSMFFKLDSAQSDRLAEILHTIHLADSVTRQSGNLSHGQKQWLEIGMLLMQDPKLLLLDEPVAGMTDEETARTAELFLTLKGKHSLMVVEHDMGFIRTISEKVTVLCDGSVLAEGTLDQVQADERVIEVYLGR
- the urtC gene encoding urea ABC transporter permease subunit UrtC, which encodes MTTPTSPNIQLPAPAPLLTRGGWSAFIVALIVVCAVAPVLNLWVPAGSMFHLSDYAVALLGKIMCYAICALAMDLIWGYSGILSLGHGLFFALGGYVMGMYLMRQIGRDGNYKSDLPDFMVFLDWKELPWHWALSDSFIATLILIVAVPGVIAFVFGYFAFRSRIKGVYFSIITQAMTYAAMLLFFRNETGFGGNNGFTDFKRILGTPIATQNMRMTLFVLTGITLLGFFLLARWLVRSKFGRVLQAVRDAESRVMFSGYSPLPYKLTIWTISAMMCGVAGALYVPQVGIINPGEMSAANSIEIAVWAAVGGRATLIGPIVGAFIVNGAKSWLTVTAPEFWLYFLGALFIAVTLFLPDGVVGLVKKLKAKMTTTKGAAQ
- the urtB gene encoding urea ABC transporter permease subunit UrtB, producing MLFSFFSRLIACVLLCATAQAYALTAEQALAMAAGETDDRVAAVQQAVVEPSERTAAFLQALADDAVKVAAGKALIVRDDKGIDPVTGAEVPVPSDAEDIINNNRMRGEIDTALAGLALFGKDETQRMAAAKALTKEPDAGRLPLLDKALAQETNDKIKTQLQLARAATLLGSDDAAQRIAAAQALSLSATPDTRLLLNERVTVEEDAKVKAALQAALKAIDGQLAWGERLGAAFSGISLGSILLLVALGLAITYGLMGVINMAHGELMMIGAYATYVVQGIFQKYFPGAFDWYLVAALPLAFGASAAVGAVLERGVLRFLYGRPLETLLATWGISLVLMQLVRTIFGAQNVGVENPAWMSGGVQVLSNLTLPYNRLVIIGFAIAVLLGMGYLIGRTRLGLFVRGVTQNRPIASCMGVNTARIDTMAFALGSGIAGLAGCALSQVGNVGPDLGQSYIVDAFMVVVLGGVGQLAGTVYAALGLGILNKFLEGWAGAVLAKIAVLVFIIIFIQKRPQGIFAVKGRTAD
- the urtA gene encoding urea ABC transporter substrate-binding protein, encoding MQRRYSLKALAAVATLAGLSALPAHAQETIKVGILHSLSGTMAISETVLKDTVLMAIDEINAKGGVLGKKLEPVVVDPASNWPLFAEKTKQLLGQDKVSVIFGCWTSVSRKSVLPVVEEMNGLLFYPVQYEGEELSKNVFYTGAAPNQQAIPAVDYLMSKDGGSAKRWVLLGTDYVYPRTTNKILRAYLKAKGVKDSDIDEKYTPFGHSDYQTIVADIKKFSQGGKTAVVSTINGDSNVPFYKELGNAGLKAKDVPVVAFSVGEEELRGVDTKPLVGHLAAWNYFQSIKSPANTEFIKKWSDYAKAKGIAGHKDKPLTNDPMEATYIGINMWKQAVEKAKSTDVDKVIAAMAGQTFKAPSGIVSKMDEKNHHLHKSVFIGEIKADGQFNVVWKTPGPVKAKPWSPYIEGNDKKKDEPEKK
- a CDS encoding GGDEF domain-containing protein; protein product: MDTPELMFVSMADDADLNKERLELVLEAAGLDLWENDLVSGQVTHKAMKTFLELGFTEDEIVSGVQDIFGLFHPGDLEMVRQAVADHVAGVTPQYRAEFRLRSKAGEWVWFANYGRIMDRSSATPGKRLIGVTFNIHDRKHKEDEIAQINRQLVEQNRLLQELNTTLELLAANDSLTGLSNRRTLMELGANECKRTERFDHPLSLLVVDIDLFKAVNDVWGHIAGDRVICAVAQACAARKRSGVDIVARFGGEEFVIVLPETDGASALCVAESLRHEVAALAVPVDHGGASISVTVSIGVATLHKGSGLGFEDLVNRADKALYRVKEAGRNAVYCADLPQGACAAGQMHCSDPQDCAGGSLLS
- a CDS encoding DUF917 family protein, encoding MTDFQAVATGAAVLASGGGGSYHDACGVLQQLADQGWSGTVPVQDYDGATNACVLAIMGSPDAADGLTLAAIQNSIANTVQVLQASTGAALGAFIPVEIGPINSLVPLIGAAMWPGALWVVDGDGAGRAVPELPQTTFTGAALLAPCPAALASDASVPAFMESAVLGASTAARVETLAGGVVAGFGGYSGIAMWPSNASNGFALSGSYIKGTLGQARALGLQLLQAVTPLATSAVASAITTITGRAATAVVTNFFITAVTQSTSSASLDSGVIRLDNTPDPGQSTQTHYLYNLNENLIMYSSSSPVPDIIAPDSICYYSESTGRGFSNASDDLALYFDAATGKSTGQAVSVIAVEAAPQLYNTPGVVASFAALLRNMGYAGAMPSV
- a CDS encoding DUF3334 family protein, translating into MSLPEKNTVYGTEDLLISLCNSVTRVLNVATHSQIHYSGMVQRISKTCLKPDIGCFVLFDGGFSGLVIINFSAQAAMELYANYLLNMGMSKDDLVSSYTSDEVSNVMGELMNQVVGDFTGKVRRELQTHITQNQPKMLVLNKQVMLSVDANLDKPEARRVTFYTSNNNIFYLELAIDRTEFIKLYDFEAQEVPDADALMAQSQGAPAVPAPAPAGQDDTDALLKSLGM